The following proteins are co-located in the Larimichthys crocea isolate SSNF chromosome XXIV, L_crocea_2.0, whole genome shotgun sequence genome:
- the nsd2 gene encoding histone-lysine N-methyltransferase NSD2 isoform X1 encodes MDSKGSSLPSMPEPANPISMKQPPESLSVRKGGGDMSSDPALLIDKAAAQLAATLQDGVLQKVAGYSHNNHSHERLKDLTSRVLNGDQDTLPKLCAPEPPMLKGAEVPATNGTHQHNCTPHPEPELKATIPQVVKQPLFEPFCANGTSLSATTEDTISGSEKRQDAKKRRGRPYKPKHQPNLGSSPVPAETLDHTDAVDETEAADEPDLIPELTEEATEESTEESPQVSPQESPQVSPLLTCFSVGELVWTKVSGYPWWPCMVTTDPESNSHFKQKQKAANSRSGVLYHVQYFGDAPERGYIFEKNMVSFTGEDQYHELSQGNKQPPSRVIHKKTAASVPHKLQAQWNMGVIQAKEALSMSLDERMANFAFLYDDDGPHLNPHIMEKLKPEQSNEQEQETESRLSPDLPSLLADSAVHPAAAPQSQDSTSSGKKTQAPRTKLKTGGWQKIGKGHLNDFLSKNKLNDAVSSKAELHPQSASQDATTSAPDIQAESVIPQKKRRRSKQAQSPTKTVRRRKKPAAANTSDPASKRKSKLVSSTEDVSEPVSLPVSVPVKRERKKTSKRPLADAAADKDQQPKRRRKTSKDAEKQALTSEGTEKKQRRRRKKTDKDLKETKQRRKKSTTLLTDDQDAEKPKRRRKRKQDGESQATPSKAKKRRSSPCPDPEGSGSEGRPDSPSDSLDGTKKGERKKEFVCQTCEQAGEDLVPCEGQCCGMFHLHCLGQSFKPDEKLLCQECSTGIHSCFNCKQSDGAVRRCHVPHCGKFYHEACIRLNPLTVFDNKGFRCPLHTCLGCHYGCRTKHKATKGRLMRCLRCPVAYHVGDLCVAAGSEMITNTAIICTNHFNAKKGYSHHSHVNVSWCFVCSKGGQLLCCESCPAAFHPDCLNIAMPDGSWFCNDCRAGKKPKYRDIIWVKLGTYRWWPAEIHHPRSIPTNIQHLRHEIGEFPVFFFGSKDYFWTHQGRVFPYMEGDRGSKHQRTGIGKVFKNALSEAEVRFKEIKMKREAKEAQENSRKPPPYKFIKVNKPFGKVQVYTADISEIPKCNCKPTDERPCGFESECLNRMLQYECHPQVCPSGERCCNQDFTKRLYPETKIIKTPGKGWGLVSLRDIKKGEFVNEYIGELIDEEECRARIKFAQENNITDFYMLTIDKDRIIDAGPKGNYSRFMNHSCQPNCETQKWTVNGDTRVGLFAVCDIPVGTELTFNYNLDCLGNEKTVCRCGAPNCSGFLGDRPKNSNGQAAEPKGKRVKRKYKKRKAEGKKKSEDECFRCGDGGQLVLCDKKTCTKAYHLSCLNLTKRPFGRWDCPWHHCDVCGKNSEAFCQLCPNSFCKVHQEGALRPWPATGQLCCLEHDELEGTDSQDQDVNSEANETTTATTAAIAGRPPKGSRKAEGAEAKAKGSKRKAAEA; translated from the exons ATGGACAGCAAAGGTAGTTCCCTGCCTTCCATGCCTGAACCAGCCAACCCGATCAGCATGAAGCAGCCGCCAGAGTCGCTCAGTGTACGGAAAGGTGGGGGGGACATGAGCAGCGACCCAGCTCTGTTAATTGATAAAGCTGCTGCCCAGCTGGCCGCCACACTACAAGACGGCGTCCTTCAGAAGGTGGCTGGCTACAGTCATAACAACCACAGCCACGAAAGACTCAAAGACTTGACCTCTCGCGTGCTGAACGGGGACCAAGACACGCTGCCTAAGCTTTGCGCTCCGGAGCCGCCCATGCTGAAGGGCGCCGAGGTCCCCGCGACGAACGGCACCCATCAGCACAACTGCACTCCTCATCCCGAACCCGAGCTGAAGGCGACGATACCGCAGGTGGTCAAGCAGCCGCTGTTCGAGCCCTTCTGTGCCAACGGGACCAGTTTGTCCGCGACCACAGAAGATACTATATCTGGATCGGAGAAGAGACAGGAcgcgaagaagaggagggggcgGCCTTACAAACCAAAACATCAACCGAACCTCGGCTCCTCTCCCGTCCCCGCGGAGACACTCGACCACACAGACGCCGTGGACGAGACTGAAGCAGCGGATGAG CCCGATCTCATCCCGGAGTTAACGGAGGAGGCTACAGAGGAGTCCACGGAGGAGTCTCCTCAGGTGTCTCCTCAGGAGTCCCCTCAGGTGTCTCCTCTGCTGACCTGCTTCTCTGTTGGTGAGCTGGTTTGGACCAAAGTGTCAGGGTACCCCTGGTGGCCTTGCATGGTGACCACAGACCCAGAATCCAACAGTCacttcaaacagaaacagaaag CGGCCAACAGCAGGTCAGGCGTCCTTTACCATGTGCAGTATTTTGGAGACGCCCCGGAGAGAGGCTACATCTTCGAGAAGAACATGGTGTCCTTTACCGGAGAGGATCAATACCACGAGCTCAGCCAGGGCAACAAACAGCCGCCGTCCCGCGTCATCCACAAAAAG ACGGCTGCTTCCGTGCCCCATAAACTCCAGGCTCAGTGGAACATGGGCGTCATTCAGGCCAAGGAGGCCCTCAGCATGTCACTAGACGAGCGCATGGCGAACTTCGCATTTCTGTACGATGACGACGGGCCTCACCTGAACCCCCACATCATGGAGAAGTTGAAGCCAGAACAGAGCAACGAGCAGGAGCAGGAAACGGAGTCCAGGCTAAGCCCAGATCTCCCCTCGCTGCTGGCCGACTCCGCCGTTCACCCCGCAGCCGCCCCTCAGTCCCAAGACAGCACTTCATCAGGGAAAAAGACACAAGCGCCCAGAACGAAACTCAAAACGGGAGGATGGCAGAAAATTGGCAAAGGCCACTTAAATGATTTCCTgtcgaaaaataaattgaacGACGCGGTTTCTTCCAAAGCAGAGCTTCATCCACAGTCAGCCTCACAG GATGCCACCACTTCTGCACCAGATATTCAAGCTGAATCAGTCATACCtcagaagaaaaggaggagatcCAAACAGGCTCAGTCTCCCACGAAgactgtgaggaggaggaaaaaacccGCAGCAGCCAACACCTCTGACCCCGCCAGCAAAAGGAAATCAAAGCTTGTTTCTTCGACTGAAGATGTTTCAGAACCGGTCTCGCTTCCAGTTTCAGTTCCAG tgAAGCGGGAGCGGAAGAAGACTTCTAAAAGGCCGCTCGCAGACGCCGCAGCAGACAAGGATCAGCAGCCCAAGAGGAGACGTAAAACCAGCAAAGATGCTGAAAAACAG GCCTTGACTTCAGAGGGAACagagaaaaagcagaggaggaggaggaagaagactgaCAAAGACCTGAAAGAAACCAAGCAGCGACGGAAAAAGTCGACCACGCTCCTCACTG ATGATCAGGATGCAGAGAAACCAAAACGTCGGAGGAAAAGGAAGCAGGATGGAGAGAGCCAGGCCACGCCCTCCAAGGCAAAGAAGAGGCGGTCCTCGCCGTGTCCTGATCCCGAG GGCTCGGGGAGTGAAGGACGTCCTGATTCTCCAAGCGACAGCTTAGACGGGACGAAGAAAGGCGAGCGGAAGAAGGAGTTCGTCTGCCAG ACGTGTGAACAGGCCGGTGAGGACCTGGTGCCCTGTGAAGGTCAGTGCTGTGGGATGTTTCACCTCCACTGTCTGGGTCAGTCATTCAAACCCGACGAGAAGCTGCTGTGTCAGGAGTGCAGCACAG GAATCCACTCGTGTTTCAACTGTAAGCAGTCGGACGGCGCCGTGCGTCGCTGCCACGTCCCGCACTGCGGCAAATTTTACCACGAGGCGTGCATCCGCCTCAACCCGCTCACCGTGTTCGACAACAAGGGCTTCCGCTGCCCGCTCCACACCTGCCTGGGCTGCCACTACGGCTGCCGCACCAAGCACAAGGCCACCAAAG GTCGTTTGATGCGTTGCCTGCGCTGTCCTGTGGCGTACCACGTCGGTGACCTGTGCGTGGCTGCGGGCAGTGAGATGATCACCAACACTGCCATCATCTGCACGAACCACTTCAACGCCAAGAAGGGCTACAGCCACCACAGTCACGTCAACGTCAGCTGGTGCTTCGTCTGCTCCAAAG GAGGGCAGCTGCTGTGCTGCGAATCCTGTCCAGCCGCTTTCCACCCCGACTGCCTGAACATCGCGATGCCTGATGGGAGCTGGTTCTGCAACGACTGCCGGGCCGGAAAGAAACCCAAATACAGAGACATCATCTGGGTCAAACTGGGAACATACAG atgGTGGCCCGCAGAGATCCACCACCCCAGAAGCATCCCCACCAACATCCAGCACCTTCGACACGAGATCGGAGAGTTCCCGGTCTTCTTCTTCGGCTCCAAGGATTACTTCTGGACTCACCAGGGCCGAGTGTTTCCGTACATGGAGGGAGACCGAGGCAGCAAGCACCAGAGGACCGGCATCGGCAAAGTCTTCAAGAACG CGCTGTCGGAGGCTGAAGTTCGATTCAAGGAGATAAAAATGAAACGAGAGGCCAAGGAAGCTCAAGAGAACAGCCGGAAACCGCCACCGTATAAATTTATCAAG GTCAACAAACCCTTCGGTAAGGTTCAGGTCTACACCGCGGACATCTCCGAGATCCCCAAGTGTAACTGCAAGCCGACAGACGAGCGGCCGTGCGGCTTCGAGTCCGAGTGTCTGAACCGCATGCTGCAGTACGAGTGTCACCCTCAGGTGTGTCCCAGCGGCGAGCGCTGCTGCAACCAGGACTTCACCAAACGTCTCTACCCGGAGACCAAGATCATCAAGACGCCCGGCAAAGGCTGGGGCCTGGTGTCTCTGCGGGACATCAAGAAG GGCGAGTTCGTGAACGAGTACATCGGAGAGCTGATCGACGAGGAGGAGTGCAGGGCGAGGATCAAGTTCGCTCAGGAAAACAACATCACCGACTTCTACATGCTCACCATCGACAAG GACCGGATCATCGACGCCGGTCCGAAAGGAAACTACTCTCGCTTCATGAACCACAGCTGTCAGCCCAACTGTGAGACGCAGAAGTGGACGGTGAACGGCGACACGCGGGTCGGCCTGTTCGCCGTCTGTGACATCCCAGTAG GCACCGAGCTGACCTTCAACTACAACCTGGACTGTCTCGGGAATGAGAAGACGGTCTGTCGCTGCGGCGCTCCAAACTGCAGCGGGTTTCTCGGTGATCGACCGAAG AACTCAAACGGCCAAGCGGCCGAGCCCAAAGGGAAGAGGGTGAAGAGAAAGTACAAGAAGAGGAAAGCGGAGGGGAAGAAGAAGTCTGAGGACGAGTGTTTCCGCTGCGGGGACGGAGGACAGCTGGTGCTGTGCGACAAGAAGACCTGCACCAAAGCGTACCACCTGTCCTGCCTGAACCTCACCAAGAGACCGTTTG GCCGCTGGGACTGCCCCTGGCATCATTGTGACGTCTGCGGGAAAAACTCGGAGGCCTTCTGCCAGCTCTGCCCCAACTCCTTCTGCAAGGTTCACCAGGAGGGGGCGCTGCGTCCCTGGCCCGCCACGGGACAGCTGTGCTGTTTGGAGCACGACGAGCTGGAAGGAACGGACAGCCAGGACCAGGACGTCAACTCCGAGGCCAACGAGACGACGACCGCCACTACTGCCGCCATCGCTGGCCGTCCTCCGAAAGGCTCCAGGAAGGCGGAGGGAGCCGAGGCCAAAGCGAAGGGCTCCAAGAGGAAAGCAGCAGAGGCCTga
- the nsd2 gene encoding histone-lysine N-methyltransferase NSD2 isoform X2, with the protein MDSKGSSLPSMPEPANPISMKQPPESLSVRKGGGDMSSDPALLIDKAAAQLAATLQDGVLQKVAGYSHNNHSHERLKDLTSRVLNGDQDTLPKLCAPEPPMLKGAEVPATNGTHQHNCTPHPEPELKATIPQVVKQPLFEPFCANGTSLSATTEDTISGSEKRQDAKKRRGRPYKPKHQPNLGSSPVPAETLDHTDAVDETEAADEPDLIPELTEEATEESTEESPQVSPQESPQVSPLLTCFSVGELVWTKVSGYPWWPCMVTTDPESNSHFKQKQKANSRSGVLYHVQYFGDAPERGYIFEKNMVSFTGEDQYHELSQGNKQPPSRVIHKKTAASVPHKLQAQWNMGVIQAKEALSMSLDERMANFAFLYDDDGPHLNPHIMEKLKPEQSNEQEQETESRLSPDLPSLLADSAVHPAAAPQSQDSTSSGKKTQAPRTKLKTGGWQKIGKGHLNDFLSKNKLNDAVSSKAELHPQSASQDATTSAPDIQAESVIPQKKRRRSKQAQSPTKTVRRRKKPAAANTSDPASKRKSKLVSSTEDVSEPVSLPVSVPVKRERKKTSKRPLADAAADKDQQPKRRRKTSKDAEKQALTSEGTEKKQRRRRKKTDKDLKETKQRRKKSTTLLTDDQDAEKPKRRRKRKQDGESQATPSKAKKRRSSPCPDPEGSGSEGRPDSPSDSLDGTKKGERKKEFVCQTCEQAGEDLVPCEGQCCGMFHLHCLGQSFKPDEKLLCQECSTGIHSCFNCKQSDGAVRRCHVPHCGKFYHEACIRLNPLTVFDNKGFRCPLHTCLGCHYGCRTKHKATKGRLMRCLRCPVAYHVGDLCVAAGSEMITNTAIICTNHFNAKKGYSHHSHVNVSWCFVCSKGGQLLCCESCPAAFHPDCLNIAMPDGSWFCNDCRAGKKPKYRDIIWVKLGTYRWWPAEIHHPRSIPTNIQHLRHEIGEFPVFFFGSKDYFWTHQGRVFPYMEGDRGSKHQRTGIGKVFKNALSEAEVRFKEIKMKREAKEAQENSRKPPPYKFIKVNKPFGKVQVYTADISEIPKCNCKPTDERPCGFESECLNRMLQYECHPQVCPSGERCCNQDFTKRLYPETKIIKTPGKGWGLVSLRDIKKGEFVNEYIGELIDEEECRARIKFAQENNITDFYMLTIDKDRIIDAGPKGNYSRFMNHSCQPNCETQKWTVNGDTRVGLFAVCDIPVGTELTFNYNLDCLGNEKTVCRCGAPNCSGFLGDRPKNSNGQAAEPKGKRVKRKYKKRKAEGKKKSEDECFRCGDGGQLVLCDKKTCTKAYHLSCLNLTKRPFGRWDCPWHHCDVCGKNSEAFCQLCPNSFCKVHQEGALRPWPATGQLCCLEHDELEGTDSQDQDVNSEANETTTATTAAIAGRPPKGSRKAEGAEAKAKGSKRKAAEA; encoded by the exons ATGGACAGCAAAGGTAGTTCCCTGCCTTCCATGCCTGAACCAGCCAACCCGATCAGCATGAAGCAGCCGCCAGAGTCGCTCAGTGTACGGAAAGGTGGGGGGGACATGAGCAGCGACCCAGCTCTGTTAATTGATAAAGCTGCTGCCCAGCTGGCCGCCACACTACAAGACGGCGTCCTTCAGAAGGTGGCTGGCTACAGTCATAACAACCACAGCCACGAAAGACTCAAAGACTTGACCTCTCGCGTGCTGAACGGGGACCAAGACACGCTGCCTAAGCTTTGCGCTCCGGAGCCGCCCATGCTGAAGGGCGCCGAGGTCCCCGCGACGAACGGCACCCATCAGCACAACTGCACTCCTCATCCCGAACCCGAGCTGAAGGCGACGATACCGCAGGTGGTCAAGCAGCCGCTGTTCGAGCCCTTCTGTGCCAACGGGACCAGTTTGTCCGCGACCACAGAAGATACTATATCTGGATCGGAGAAGAGACAGGAcgcgaagaagaggagggggcgGCCTTACAAACCAAAACATCAACCGAACCTCGGCTCCTCTCCCGTCCCCGCGGAGACACTCGACCACACAGACGCCGTGGACGAGACTGAAGCAGCGGATGAG CCCGATCTCATCCCGGAGTTAACGGAGGAGGCTACAGAGGAGTCCACGGAGGAGTCTCCTCAGGTGTCTCCTCAGGAGTCCCCTCAGGTGTCTCCTCTGCTGACCTGCTTCTCTGTTGGTGAGCTGGTTTGGACCAAAGTGTCAGGGTACCCCTGGTGGCCTTGCATGGTGACCACAGACCCAGAATCCAACAGTCacttcaaacagaaacagaaag CCAACAGCAGGTCAGGCGTCCTTTACCATGTGCAGTATTTTGGAGACGCCCCGGAGAGAGGCTACATCTTCGAGAAGAACATGGTGTCCTTTACCGGAGAGGATCAATACCACGAGCTCAGCCAGGGCAACAAACAGCCGCCGTCCCGCGTCATCCACAAAAAG ACGGCTGCTTCCGTGCCCCATAAACTCCAGGCTCAGTGGAACATGGGCGTCATTCAGGCCAAGGAGGCCCTCAGCATGTCACTAGACGAGCGCATGGCGAACTTCGCATTTCTGTACGATGACGACGGGCCTCACCTGAACCCCCACATCATGGAGAAGTTGAAGCCAGAACAGAGCAACGAGCAGGAGCAGGAAACGGAGTCCAGGCTAAGCCCAGATCTCCCCTCGCTGCTGGCCGACTCCGCCGTTCACCCCGCAGCCGCCCCTCAGTCCCAAGACAGCACTTCATCAGGGAAAAAGACACAAGCGCCCAGAACGAAACTCAAAACGGGAGGATGGCAGAAAATTGGCAAAGGCCACTTAAATGATTTCCTgtcgaaaaataaattgaacGACGCGGTTTCTTCCAAAGCAGAGCTTCATCCACAGTCAGCCTCACAG GATGCCACCACTTCTGCACCAGATATTCAAGCTGAATCAGTCATACCtcagaagaaaaggaggagatcCAAACAGGCTCAGTCTCCCACGAAgactgtgaggaggaggaaaaaacccGCAGCAGCCAACACCTCTGACCCCGCCAGCAAAAGGAAATCAAAGCTTGTTTCTTCGACTGAAGATGTTTCAGAACCGGTCTCGCTTCCAGTTTCAGTTCCAG tgAAGCGGGAGCGGAAGAAGACTTCTAAAAGGCCGCTCGCAGACGCCGCAGCAGACAAGGATCAGCAGCCCAAGAGGAGACGTAAAACCAGCAAAGATGCTGAAAAACAG GCCTTGACTTCAGAGGGAACagagaaaaagcagaggaggaggaggaagaagactgaCAAAGACCTGAAAGAAACCAAGCAGCGACGGAAAAAGTCGACCACGCTCCTCACTG ATGATCAGGATGCAGAGAAACCAAAACGTCGGAGGAAAAGGAAGCAGGATGGAGAGAGCCAGGCCACGCCCTCCAAGGCAAAGAAGAGGCGGTCCTCGCCGTGTCCTGATCCCGAG GGCTCGGGGAGTGAAGGACGTCCTGATTCTCCAAGCGACAGCTTAGACGGGACGAAGAAAGGCGAGCGGAAGAAGGAGTTCGTCTGCCAG ACGTGTGAACAGGCCGGTGAGGACCTGGTGCCCTGTGAAGGTCAGTGCTGTGGGATGTTTCACCTCCACTGTCTGGGTCAGTCATTCAAACCCGACGAGAAGCTGCTGTGTCAGGAGTGCAGCACAG GAATCCACTCGTGTTTCAACTGTAAGCAGTCGGACGGCGCCGTGCGTCGCTGCCACGTCCCGCACTGCGGCAAATTTTACCACGAGGCGTGCATCCGCCTCAACCCGCTCACCGTGTTCGACAACAAGGGCTTCCGCTGCCCGCTCCACACCTGCCTGGGCTGCCACTACGGCTGCCGCACCAAGCACAAGGCCACCAAAG GTCGTTTGATGCGTTGCCTGCGCTGTCCTGTGGCGTACCACGTCGGTGACCTGTGCGTGGCTGCGGGCAGTGAGATGATCACCAACACTGCCATCATCTGCACGAACCACTTCAACGCCAAGAAGGGCTACAGCCACCACAGTCACGTCAACGTCAGCTGGTGCTTCGTCTGCTCCAAAG GAGGGCAGCTGCTGTGCTGCGAATCCTGTCCAGCCGCTTTCCACCCCGACTGCCTGAACATCGCGATGCCTGATGGGAGCTGGTTCTGCAACGACTGCCGGGCCGGAAAGAAACCCAAATACAGAGACATCATCTGGGTCAAACTGGGAACATACAG atgGTGGCCCGCAGAGATCCACCACCCCAGAAGCATCCCCACCAACATCCAGCACCTTCGACACGAGATCGGAGAGTTCCCGGTCTTCTTCTTCGGCTCCAAGGATTACTTCTGGACTCACCAGGGCCGAGTGTTTCCGTACATGGAGGGAGACCGAGGCAGCAAGCACCAGAGGACCGGCATCGGCAAAGTCTTCAAGAACG CGCTGTCGGAGGCTGAAGTTCGATTCAAGGAGATAAAAATGAAACGAGAGGCCAAGGAAGCTCAAGAGAACAGCCGGAAACCGCCACCGTATAAATTTATCAAG GTCAACAAACCCTTCGGTAAGGTTCAGGTCTACACCGCGGACATCTCCGAGATCCCCAAGTGTAACTGCAAGCCGACAGACGAGCGGCCGTGCGGCTTCGAGTCCGAGTGTCTGAACCGCATGCTGCAGTACGAGTGTCACCCTCAGGTGTGTCCCAGCGGCGAGCGCTGCTGCAACCAGGACTTCACCAAACGTCTCTACCCGGAGACCAAGATCATCAAGACGCCCGGCAAAGGCTGGGGCCTGGTGTCTCTGCGGGACATCAAGAAG GGCGAGTTCGTGAACGAGTACATCGGAGAGCTGATCGACGAGGAGGAGTGCAGGGCGAGGATCAAGTTCGCTCAGGAAAACAACATCACCGACTTCTACATGCTCACCATCGACAAG GACCGGATCATCGACGCCGGTCCGAAAGGAAACTACTCTCGCTTCATGAACCACAGCTGTCAGCCCAACTGTGAGACGCAGAAGTGGACGGTGAACGGCGACACGCGGGTCGGCCTGTTCGCCGTCTGTGACATCCCAGTAG GCACCGAGCTGACCTTCAACTACAACCTGGACTGTCTCGGGAATGAGAAGACGGTCTGTCGCTGCGGCGCTCCAAACTGCAGCGGGTTTCTCGGTGATCGACCGAAG AACTCAAACGGCCAAGCGGCCGAGCCCAAAGGGAAGAGGGTGAAGAGAAAGTACAAGAAGAGGAAAGCGGAGGGGAAGAAGAAGTCTGAGGACGAGTGTTTCCGCTGCGGGGACGGAGGACAGCTGGTGCTGTGCGACAAGAAGACCTGCACCAAAGCGTACCACCTGTCCTGCCTGAACCTCACCAAGAGACCGTTTG GCCGCTGGGACTGCCCCTGGCATCATTGTGACGTCTGCGGGAAAAACTCGGAGGCCTTCTGCCAGCTCTGCCCCAACTCCTTCTGCAAGGTTCACCAGGAGGGGGCGCTGCGTCCCTGGCCCGCCACGGGACAGCTGTGCTGTTTGGAGCACGACGAGCTGGAAGGAACGGACAGCCAGGACCAGGACGTCAACTCCGAGGCCAACGAGACGACGACCGCCACTACTGCCGCCATCGCTGGCCGTCCTCCGAAAGGCTCCAGGAAGGCGGAGGGAGCCGAGGCCAAAGCGAAGGGCTCCAAGAGGAAAGCAGCAGAGGCCTga